In Argiope bruennichi chromosome 4, qqArgBrue1.1, whole genome shotgun sequence, a single window of DNA contains:
- the LOC129966217 gene encoding cGMP-dependent protein kinase 1-like, which yields MKPPFTAPDPMRTYNIILKGIDLMEFPRTISKNATNLIKRLCRDNPAERIGYQKGGIKELQKHKWFDGFNWDGLKNRNLVPPILPRK from the exons ACCACCTTTCACTGCTCCAGATCCTATGAGAAcatataacattatattaaaaggCATTGATCTTATGGAGTTTCCTAGAACAATATCAAAAAATGCTACTAATCTAATCAAAAGATTATGTCG GGATAATCCAGCAGAAAGAATAGGTTATCAAAAAGGCGGTATTAAAGAACTTCAAAAGCACAA gtgGTTTGACGGATTTAATTGGGATGGTTTGAAGAATCGAAATCTTGTACCACCTATCTTACCAAGA aaatga